A stretch of DNA from uncultured Pseudodesulfovibrio sp.:
CAAGGGACACGGGGTCCGCGACCGCCCGGCTTCGACCGCTTACCTGAAAACGGATGCTTCCTTTGATTTCCCTACTGTAAAAGGACTCCAACGGCAAACTTTCAACAGTATTGGGGGTAACAAATGGACCAGATCGAAAGGATTCGCAAACGGCAGCTCAGCATTGCGCTCGGCGTGGGCATTCCCTACTTCGCCTTCGTCATCGGCATTTTCCTGCTCGTTTATCTGGCAGGGGCATGGGTAACCGGAACCAGCATCCTGGGATTCCCCCTGCACTACTGGCTGGTAGCCATCGCCATCTACCCGATCACCTGGGGCCTGTTCATCTGGTACGTGGGCAAAGCCAACGAAATTGAGGATGAAATCGCCGAAACCATCGACCCCTCGGCCCCCATGGACACCATGGAAGCCAGGGAAGGAGCGTAATCATGGAACTCGGATATCAGATACCGGTCACAGCCCTGCTGCTCATCGGGGCCATGCTGACCTTCACCGTGGTCACCACCTTCATGTTCCGAAGTCAAAAAACGTCGGCTGACTATTATCTGGCCGGACGCAAGGTCAATTCCTTCATCAACGCTTCGGCCATTTCCTCCGACTACCTTTCCGCCGCCTCGTTCCTGGGAGTGGCGGGTGTGGCCTTCCTGTTCGGGTTCGACGGTATCATCTACGCCCTTGGCTTCTTCGTGGGCTACATCGCCCTGCTTCTCTTCCTGGCAAGCCCGCTGCGCAAGTTCGGGCGCTACACCGTGCCCGACTTCGTGTCCGAGCGGTTCCACTCCAAAACCGCCCGCATCCTCGGCGTGATCGGCGTGCTCTTCATCTCGCTCTTCTACATGGCCCCGCAGATGCTCGGCGCGGGCAAGGTCATGGGACTCCTGCTCAACCTTGAGTACTCCACTTCGATCATCATTATCGCCTGCATCATCACCTTCTACGTCACCGTGGGAGGCATGAAGGCCACCACCGTCAACCAGCTGGTCCAGTTCTGGATCCTCTTCGGGGCCATGTTCCTGCTGGCCTTCATTCCCTTCATGATCAAGGGACTGACCTACACCGACGTGGTCAAATTCCTGGCTGAATTCAAGGGCAACACGCCCATCACCGGCAAGGAGTTCGACGGCGCCGCCTACACCAGTCCGGCCTACTGGCTGACCAGCCTCAAGGACACCCTGTCCCTGTTGCTCGCGCTCATGTTCGGCACCGCGGGTCTGCCGCACATCCTCGTGCGCTTCTACACCGCCCCGGACGGCAAGGCCGCGCGCAGGACCGTTATCTACGTGCTCTTCCTCATCGGCATGTTCTACATCCTGAGCCCCTACGTGGGTCACGTCATCCGCTACGTGTTCCTGCAGGGCGAGGCGCTTGGCGTGTCTCCACACCTGATGCAGTGGCTGGCAGACAACGGCAAGAACCTGGCCGTACCCGTGGCGGGGTCCTATTTCGGCGGGCAGATCCTGCTCGGCATCGTGGTGGCTGGTGCCTTTGCCGCCATCCTGTCCACCGTGGCCGGGTTGATCATCGCCTCGGCCGGTGCCATCGGCCACGATCTCGTGGTCAACGTCTTCAACCCGAACA
This window harbors:
- a CDS encoding cation acetate symporter yields the protein MELGYQIPVTALLLIGAMLTFTVVTTFMFRSQKTSADYYLAGRKVNSFINASAISSDYLSAASFLGVAGVAFLFGFDGIIYALGFFVGYIALLLFLASPLRKFGRYTVPDFVSERFHSKTARILGVIGVLFISLFYMAPQMLGAGKVMGLLLNLEYSTSIIIIACIITFYVTVGGMKATTVNQLVQFWILFGAMFLLAFIPFMIKGLTYTDVVKFLAEFKGNTPITGKEFDGAAYTSPAYWLTSLKDTLSLLLALMFGTAGLPHILVRFYTAPDGKAARRTVIYVLFLIGMFYILSPYVGHVIRYVFLQGEALGVSPHLMQWLADNGKNLAVPVAGSYFGGQILLGIVVAGAFAAILSTVAGLIIASAGAIGHDLVVNVFNPNMPERSRVTVARVASIAVGLLGIPLGFWAESMQIAVLVGLAFAIAASTFFPVLVMGVWWPKMTKGGACAGLVTGIVGSFFMILGKDMLPHFLQYKNPGGFVMILTFIAIYAVSKMEYAAKGEEALPHDTMEVMTLLHGPERA